Proteins co-encoded in one Cupriavidus taiwanensis genomic window:
- a CDS encoding cysteine dioxygenase: MGSSPDPNALAPLRDFITGLAALLDQHPDESRILREGGALLATLVARDDWLPEAWARPHPEYYQQHLLHCDSAERFSIVSFVWGPGQRTPIHDHTVWGLIGMLRGAEDAQPFALDTAGRPVASGASVRLLPGQVEAVSPAVGDIHRVNNVYDDRVSVSIHVYGANIGAVRRSVYAEDGTRKPFVSGYSNQTLPNPWDRSRELAQS, encoded by the coding sequence ATGGGCAGTTCCCCCGATCCCAACGCGCTGGCGCCGCTGCGCGACTTCATCACCGGCCTGGCCGCGCTGCTCGACCAGCATCCCGACGAGTCCCGCATCCTGCGCGAAGGCGGGGCCTTGCTGGCAACGCTGGTGGCGCGCGATGACTGGCTGCCCGAAGCGTGGGCCCGGCCGCACCCCGAGTACTACCAGCAGCACCTGCTGCATTGCGATTCCGCCGAGCGTTTTTCCATCGTCAGCTTCGTCTGGGGACCCGGCCAGCGCACGCCGATCCACGACCACACCGTATGGGGCCTGATCGGCATGCTGCGCGGCGCGGAAGATGCGCAGCCGTTTGCACTCGACACCGCCGGACGGCCGGTTGCCAGCGGCGCGAGCGTGCGCCTGCTGCCCGGCCAGGTCGAAGCCGTGTCGCCGGCCGTGGGCGATATCCATCGCGTCAACAACGTCTACGACGACCGCGTCTCGGTCAGCATCCATGTGTACGGCGCCAATATCGGCGCGGTGCGCCGCTCGGTCTACGCCGAGGACGGCACCCGCAAGCCCTTTGTCTCCGGCTATTCCAACCAGACCCTGCCCAACCCGTGGGACCGCTCCCGCGAACTCGCCCAGTCATGA
- a CDS encoding acyl-CoA dehydrogenase family protein, with amino-acid sequence MSLTSALRRLPASDARLGEVLAALSARFAGTAGAHDAAASFPHDNFAQLHAHGLIAQVVPRAHGGGGAGLAQARRIVATLAGGDAATALVLTMTYLQHRAIARADSHWPAALRAQVFASAVQEGALINSLRVEPQLGSPARGGLPATVATRAADGWRVSGRKLYSTGIPALRWLAVWARTDEAQPRVGVFLVPGPASGIAGVRIVENWNHLGLRASGSHETVLDNVWIPPDHAVDLRAPSAWAPAAASQADLDANADQQAWMVVLLGSLYDAVARAASAWLNDFVRERAPGSLGAPLATLPRVQEAIGEIAALLRVNQVLLDDAAARTDAGAPPALADSGLLKFTVTGNAIRAAELALQLSGNHGLSRHHPLERHYRDVLCSRIHTPQNDSILLAAGRAQLGL; translated from the coding sequence ATGTCCTTGACGTCTGCCCTGCGCCGGCTGCCCGCCAGCGATGCGCGCCTTGGCGAGGTGCTGGCGGCGCTGTCCGCGCGCTTTGCCGGCACTGCCGGCGCGCACGATGCCGCGGCCAGCTTCCCGCACGACAACTTTGCCCAGCTGCACGCCCATGGCCTGATCGCGCAGGTAGTGCCGCGCGCGCACGGTGGCGGCGGGGCGGGCCTGGCGCAGGCGCGCCGCATCGTGGCCACGCTGGCCGGCGGCGACGCCGCGACCGCGCTGGTGCTGACCATGACTTACCTGCAGCACCGCGCCATCGCCCGCGCGGACTCGCACTGGCCGGCGGCGCTGCGCGCGCAGGTCTTTGCCAGCGCGGTGCAGGAGGGCGCGCTGATCAATTCGCTGCGCGTGGAACCGCAGCTGGGCTCGCCCGCCCGCGGCGGCCTGCCGGCCACGGTGGCGACGCGGGCGGCCGACGGCTGGCGCGTCAGCGGCCGCAAGCTGTACAGCACCGGCATCCCGGCCTTGCGCTGGCTCGCGGTGTGGGCGCGCACCGACGAAGCGCAGCCGCGCGTGGGCGTGTTCCTGGTGCCGGGGCCCGCGTCGGGTATCGCCGGCGTGCGCATCGTCGAGAACTGGAACCACCTTGGCCTGCGTGCCTCGGGCAGCCACGAGACCGTGCTCGACAATGTCTGGATTCCGCCGGACCACGCTGTCGATCTCCGTGCACCGTCGGCGTGGGCGCCGGCAGCCGCCAGCCAGGCGGACCTCGATGCCAACGCCGACCAGCAGGCCTGGATGGTGGTGCTGCTGGGCAGCCTCTATGACGCGGTGGCGCGCGCCGCGTCGGCCTGGCTCAACGACTTCGTGCGCGAGCGTGCGCCCGGCAGCCTGGGCGCGCCGCTGGCCACGCTGCCGCGCGTGCAGGAGGCCATCGGCGAGATCGCCGCGCTGCTGCGGGTCAACCAGGTGCTGCTCGACGACGCCGCGGCGCGCACCGATGCGGGCGCGCCGCCGGCCCTTGCCGACAGCGGCCTGCTGAAGTTCACCGTGACCGGCAACGCCATCCGCGCGGCCGAGCTGGCCCTGCAGCTGTCGGGCAACCACGGACTGAGCCGCCACCACCCGCTCGAGCGCCACTATCGCGACGTGCTGTGCAGCCGCATCCATACGCCGCAGAACGATTCGATCCTGCTCGCCGCCGGGCGCGCGCAGCTGGGCCTGTAA
- a CDS encoding LLM class flavin-dependent oxidoreductase, producing MSVDFIGMIQSQKQSEIHPPSGPVIDREYVRAFARAHEEAGFDRILVPHHSTGPSATLTIAYAASVTERIHFMLAHRPGFTAPTLAARQIATLDQFSGGRLGVHFISGGSDSEQQRDGDFLDHDQRYARTDEYLHILRRIWTEARPFDHEGQFYRFTQGFSEVKPAQQPHVPIYFGGASAVALAVAGKHADVYALWGESLDQVRELTTRVRAEAARHGRTVRFSVSFRPILADTEDKAWARAERILERTRALRVQAGYSRGGPQQSEGARRLLAAAGQGDRVDQRLWTAIARETGGRSNSTGLVGTPEQVAQALLAYYELGVTTFLIRGFDPLEDAIDYGRELIPRVRALVAQHDAAPATQRQAA from the coding sequence ATGAGCGTCGATTTCATTGGCATGATCCAGAGCCAGAAACAGTCCGAGATCCACCCCCCGTCAGGCCCCGTGATCGATCGCGAGTACGTGCGCGCGTTTGCCCGGGCGCATGAAGAGGCCGGCTTCGACCGCATCCTGGTGCCGCACCACTCCACCGGCCCGTCGGCGACGCTGACCATTGCCTACGCCGCCAGCGTCACCGAGCGTATCCACTTCATGCTGGCGCACCGCCCCGGCTTTACCGCGCCGACGCTGGCCGCGCGCCAGATCGCCACGCTCGACCAGTTCAGCGGCGGCCGCCTGGGCGTGCATTTCATCTCCGGCGGCTCGGACAGCGAGCAGCAGCGCGACGGCGACTTCCTCGACCATGACCAGCGCTATGCGCGCACCGACGAGTACCTGCACATCCTGCGCCGCATCTGGACCGAGGCCAGGCCGTTCGACCACGAAGGCCAGTTCTATCGCTTTACCCAGGGCTTCTCCGAGGTCAAGCCCGCGCAGCAGCCGCATGTGCCGATCTATTTCGGCGGCGCCTCGGCGGTCGCGCTGGCGGTTGCCGGCAAGCATGCCGACGTCTACGCGCTGTGGGGCGAGTCGCTCGACCAGGTGCGCGAGCTGACCACCCGCGTGCGCGCCGAAGCCGCGCGGCACGGCCGCACGGTGCGCTTCTCGGTCTCGTTCCGCCCGATCCTGGCCGACACCGAAGACAAGGCCTGGGCCCGCGCCGAGCGCATCCTCGAGCGCACCCGCGCGCTGCGCGTGCAGGCCGGCTACAGCCGCGGCGGCCCGCAGCAGAGCGAGGGCGCACGCCGCCTGCTGGCGGCGGCCGGGCAAGGCGACCGCGTCGACCAGCGCCTGTGGACCGCGATCGCGCGCGAGACCGGCGGGCGCTCCAACTCCACCGGGCTGGTCGGCACGCCCGAGCAGGTCGCGCAGGCGCTGCTGGCCTACTACGAGCTGGGCGTCACCACCTTCCTGATCCGCGGCTTCGATCCGCTGGAAGACGCCATCGACTACGGCCGCGAGCTGATCCCGCGCGTGCGCGCCCTGGTGGCGCAGCACGACGCCGCGCCGGCAACGCAGCGCCAGGCCGCCTGA
- a CDS encoding ABC transporter substrate-binding protein — MSPNHSNHAEPRRRRVLRLAGAAAVAAPALILGRQAWSAPRKLTFAWNQNSFCLTPVVVAQEKGFFEKNGLQVDLINYSGSTDQLLESIATGKADAAVGMIHRWLKPLEAGFDVKIIGSSHGGCVRLVGAKAAGVTTLQQLKGKTVGVSDLAAPGKHFFTILLAKHGIDPDKDVSWRQYPADLLGVAVDKGEIQAIADGDPNLYLLEKRTNGAYVELATNLTGEYARKVCCVVGARGELVRNDRPAATSLARSIVQATDYVNENPNEAARVFARYSPKINPEDLRKLYATLTYTHHPTGVDLRDEIAFYADDFRRIGVLKKSTDAKRLAQHVYANVLG, encoded by the coding sequence ATGAGCCCCAACCACAGCAACCATGCCGAGCCGCGCCGACGCCGCGTGCTGCGCCTTGCCGGCGCCGCGGCCGTGGCCGCGCCCGCGCTGATCCTGGGCCGGCAGGCCTGGTCGGCGCCGCGCAAGCTGACCTTTGCCTGGAACCAGAATTCCTTTTGCCTGACGCCGGTCGTGGTGGCGCAGGAGAAAGGCTTCTTCGAGAAAAACGGCCTGCAGGTCGACCTGATCAACTACAGCGGTTCGACCGACCAGTTGCTGGAATCGATCGCCACCGGCAAGGCCGACGCCGCGGTGGGCATGATCCACCGCTGGCTCAAGCCGCTCGAAGCCGGCTTCGATGTCAAGATCATCGGCAGCTCGCACGGCGGCTGCGTGCGGCTGGTGGGAGCGAAGGCCGCGGGCGTGACCACGCTGCAGCAGCTCAAGGGCAAGACCGTCGGCGTCAGCGACCTGGCCGCGCCGGGCAAGCATTTCTTCACCATCCTGCTGGCCAAGCACGGCATCGATCCCGACAAGGACGTCAGCTGGCGCCAGTACCCGGCCGACCTGCTGGGCGTGGCGGTCGACAAGGGCGAGATCCAGGCGATTGCCGACGGCGACCCCAACCTCTACCTGCTGGAAAAGCGCACCAACGGCGCCTACGTGGAGCTGGCCACCAACCTCACCGGCGAGTACGCGCGCAAGGTCTGCTGCGTGGTCGGCGCGCGCGGCGAACTGGTGCGCAACGACCGCCCCGCGGCGACGTCGCTGGCGCGCTCGATCGTGCAGGCCACCGACTATGTCAACGAGAATCCCAACGAGGCCGCCAGGGTGTTCGCCAGGTACTCGCCCAAAATCAACCCGGAAGACCTGCGCAAGCTCTACGCCACGCTGACCTATACCCACCACCCGACCGGGGTCGACCTGCGCGACGAGATCGCGTTCTACGCCGATGATTTCCGCCGCATCGGCGTGCTGAAGAAGTCCACCGATGCCAAACGCCTGGCGCAGCATGTCTACGCCAACGTGCTGGGGTAA
- a CDS encoding ABC transporter permease, with the protein MTTTQSALDPGLGRQPSAAPAPHASATASRRAAPVWAAGILAALAWAAFGALTWHWPNQAVGFSDWAYTAELGIAALAGAALLAVVSLAGQRPRTAQRPLAALRRAGPWLVALPVALSAWEILTAKTAILPTPFFAPPQALIEVYADDWPRLGESALNTLKLLGLGVAYGALAGFLVGVSIGWSRRIGYWVHPVLRVLGPLPSTALLPLTFYFFPSSYAAAVFLIALATAFPVAVLTWSGVAGVNKSYYDVARTLGASGWFLVLRVAIPAALPQVFVGLFMGLGASFSVLVTAEMMGVKSGLGWYLTWAQGWASYVNMYAALIVMALLFSGVITLLFAVRDRVLSWQKGTVKW; encoded by the coding sequence ATGACCACAACTCAAAGCGCGCTCGATCCAGGTCTCGGGCGCCAGCCCTCCGCGGCGCCCGCACCTCACGCAAGCGCTACCGCATCCCGTCGCGCCGCCCCGGTCTGGGCCGCCGGCATCCTCGCCGCGCTGGCGTGGGCCGCGTTTGGTGCGCTGACCTGGCACTGGCCCAACCAGGCGGTGGGCTTCAGCGACTGGGCCTATACCGCGGAACTGGGCATCGCGGCGCTGGCCGGCGCGGCCTTGCTGGCGGTGGTATCGCTGGCCGGCCAGCGGCCCCGGACCGCGCAACGTCCACTGGCGGCGTTGCGGCGCGCCGGACCGTGGCTGGTGGCGCTGCCCGTCGCGCTGTCGGCGTGGGAGATCCTGACCGCCAAGACCGCGATCCTGCCCACGCCGTTCTTCGCGCCGCCGCAGGCGCTGATCGAGGTGTATGCGGACGACTGGCCGCGGCTTGGCGAGAGTGCGCTGAACACGCTGAAACTGCTCGGGCTGGGCGTCGCGTATGGCGCTCTCGCGGGCTTCCTGGTGGGCGTGTCGATCGGCTGGTCGCGGCGCATCGGCTACTGGGTGCATCCGGTGCTGCGCGTGCTGGGGCCGCTGCCATCGACCGCGCTGCTGCCGCTGACCTTCTACTTCTTCCCGTCCAGCTATGCCGCGGCGGTATTCCTGATTGCGCTGGCGACGGCGTTCCCGGTCGCGGTGCTGACCTGGTCGGGCGTGGCCGGCGTCAACAAGAGCTATTACGACGTCGCGCGCACGCTGGGCGCCTCGGGCTGGTTCCTGGTGCTGCGCGTGGCGATCCCGGCGGCGCTGCCGCAGGTGTTCGTCGGCCTGTTCATGGGGCTCGGCGCTTCGTTTTCGGTGCTGGTCACGGCCGAGATGATGGGCGTGAAGTCGGGCCTGGGCTGGTACCTGACCTGGGCCCAGGGCTGGGCCTCGTATGTCAACATGTATGCGGCGCTGATCGTGATGGCGCTGCTGTTCTCGGGCGTGATCACGCTGCTGTTCGCCGTGCGCGACCGCGTGTTGTCGTGGCAGAAGGGGACGGTGAAATGGTGA
- the xsc gene encoding sulfoacetaldehyde acetyltransferase, with the protein MTPSEAFVETLAANGVTDMFGIMGSAFMDAMDIFAPAGIRLIPVVHEQGAGHMADGYARVSGRHGVVIGQNGPGISNCVTSIAAAYWAHSPVVIVTPEAGTMGIGLGGFQEANQLPMFQEFTKYQGHVTNPARMAEFTARCFDRAKAEMGPTQLNIPRDHFYGKITAEIPKPQNLDRGPGGEQSLNEAAELLANAKFPVIISGGGVVMADAIEECKALAERLGAPVVNSYLHNDSFPASHPLWCGPLGYQGSKAAMKLISRADVVVALGSRLGPFGTLPQHGMDYWPKTAKIIQIDADHKMLGLVKKISVGICGDAKAAAIALTQRLAGRTLACDATRDARATDIASEKAAWEQELDDWTHERDPYSLDMIEEQKQERTPTGGHYLHPRQVLRELEKAMPEDVMVSTDIGNINSVANSYLRFEKPRSFFAAMSWGNCGYAFPTIIGAKVAAPHRPAVSYAGDGAWGMSLMETMTCVRHNIPVTAVVFHNRQWGAEKKNQVDFYNRRFVAGELDNQSFAGIAKAMGAEGIVVDRLEDVGPALKRAIDLQMNHGKTTIIEIMCTRELGDPFRRDALAKPVRYLDKYKDYV; encoded by the coding sequence ATGACCCCGTCCGAAGCCTTTGTCGAAACGCTGGCCGCCAACGGCGTGACCGACATGTTCGGCATCATGGGCTCGGCCTTCATGGACGCGATGGACATCTTCGCGCCCGCCGGCATCCGCCTGATCCCGGTGGTGCACGAGCAAGGCGCCGGCCACATGGCCGACGGCTACGCCCGCGTGTCGGGCCGCCACGGCGTGGTGATCGGCCAGAATGGCCCGGGCATTTCCAACTGCGTGACCTCGATCGCCGCTGCGTACTGGGCTCACAGCCCGGTGGTGATCGTGACCCCCGAGGCCGGCACCATGGGCATCGGCCTGGGCGGCTTCCAGGAAGCCAACCAGCTGCCGATGTTCCAGGAGTTCACCAAGTACCAGGGCCACGTCACCAACCCGGCGCGCATGGCCGAGTTCACCGCGCGCTGCTTCGACCGCGCCAAGGCCGAAATGGGCCCGACGCAGCTGAACATCCCGCGCGACCACTTCTACGGCAAGATCACCGCCGAGATCCCGAAGCCGCAGAACCTTGATCGCGGCCCCGGCGGCGAGCAGAGCCTGAACGAAGCGGCCGAGCTGCTGGCCAACGCCAAGTTCCCGGTGATCATCTCGGGCGGCGGCGTGGTGATGGCCGATGCGATCGAGGAATGCAAGGCACTGGCCGAGCGCCTGGGCGCGCCGGTGGTCAACAGCTACCTGCACAACGACTCCTTCCCCGCCAGCCACCCGCTGTGGTGCGGCCCGCTGGGCTACCAGGGCTCGAAGGCGGCGATGAAGCTGATCTCGCGCGCCGACGTGGTGGTGGCACTGGGCTCGCGCCTGGGGCCGTTCGGCACGCTGCCGCAGCACGGCATGGACTACTGGCCCAAGACCGCCAAGATCATCCAGATCGACGCCGACCACAAGATGCTGGGCCTGGTGAAGAAAATCTCGGTGGGCATCTGCGGCGACGCCAAGGCTGCCGCCATCGCGCTGACCCAGCGCCTGGCCGGCCGCACGCTGGCTTGCGACGCCACCCGCGACGCACGCGCCACCGACATCGCCAGCGAGAAGGCCGCGTGGGAGCAGGAGCTGGACGACTGGACCCACGAGCGCGACCCGTACAGCCTCGACATGATCGAAGAACAGAAGCAGGAACGCACGCCCACCGGCGGCCACTACCTGCACCCGCGCCAGGTGCTGCGCGAGCTGGAAAAGGCCATGCCGGAGGATGTGATGGTGTCCACCGACATCGGCAACATCAACTCGGTGGCCAACAGCTACCTGCGCTTCGAGAAGCCGCGCAGCTTCTTCGCGGCAATGAGCTGGGGCAACTGCGGCTACGCCTTCCCGACCATCATCGGGGCCAAGGTCGCGGCACCGCACCGCCCGGCCGTGTCGTACGCGGGTGACGGCGCCTGGGGCATGAGCCTGATGGAAACCATGACCTGCGTGCGCCACAACATCCCGGTGACCGCGGTGGTGTTCCACAACCGCCAGTGGGGCGCGGAGAAGAAGAACCAGGTGGACTTCTACAACCGCCGCTTCGTCGCGGGCGAGCTCGACAACCAGAGCTTCGCCGGCATCGCCAAGGCCATGGGCGCGGAAGGCATCGTGGTGGACCGCCTGGAAGACGTTGGCCCGGCACTGAAGCGCGCCATCGACCTGCAGATGAACCACGGCAAGACCACCATCATCGAGATCATGTGCACCCGCGAACTGGGCGACCCGTTCCGCCGCGATGCGCTGGCCAAGCCGGTGCGCTACCTGGACAAGTACAAGGACTACGTCTGA
- the pta gene encoding phosphate acetyltransferase produces the protein MKPILRIIERARAEPCRIVLCEAEDPRILQAAQRATQEGIARIVLVGNPRQINAAAAIHGIALDGMTLVDPATSALTPSFAQQLFALRQKKGMTLDEARRAVLDPLCFANLMVRLGHADGSVAGAAHTTADVVRNAIQLIGLAPGFRLVSSFFLMMLCEPFHTLKGGLIFSDCGLVVDPDAEALADIAMAAADSARALLNDEPRVAMLSFSTSGSAHHAAVDKVVAATARVRAQRPGLAIDGDVQLDAAIVAEIAARKVAHSQVNGHANVLVFPSLEAGNIGYKLAERVGGAKAIGPMLQGLSKPANDLSRGCSADDVFHVIAVTVVQAQASAEQATKGEQAA, from the coding sequence ATGAAACCCATCCTCCGCATCATCGAACGCGCCCGCGCCGAACCTTGCCGCATCGTGTTGTGCGAGGCCGAAGACCCGCGCATCCTGCAGGCCGCTCAGCGTGCCACGCAGGAAGGCATCGCCCGCATCGTGCTGGTCGGCAACCCGCGCCAGATCAATGCGGCTGCCGCTATCCACGGCATCGCGCTGGACGGCATGACGCTGGTCGACCCCGCCACCTCCGCGCTCACGCCCTCCTTCGCGCAGCAGCTCTTCGCGCTGCGCCAGAAAAAGGGCATGACGCTCGACGAAGCCCGGCGCGCCGTACTGGATCCGCTGTGCTTCGCCAACCTGATGGTGCGCCTGGGCCATGCCGATGGTTCGGTCGCGGGCGCCGCCCACACCACCGCCGACGTGGTGCGCAACGCGATCCAGCTGATCGGGTTGGCGCCAGGCTTCCGGCTGGTGTCGAGCTTCTTCCTGATGATGCTGTGCGAGCCCTTCCATACGCTCAAGGGCGGGCTGATCTTCTCCGACTGCGGGCTGGTGGTCGACCCGGATGCCGAAGCGCTCGCCGACATCGCCATGGCCGCAGCCGACAGCGCGCGCGCGCTGCTCAACGACGAGCCGCGCGTGGCGATGCTGTCGTTCTCGACCAGCGGCAGCGCGCACCACGCCGCCGTGGACAAGGTCGTCGCCGCCACCGCGCGCGTGCGCGCGCAGCGTCCCGGCCTGGCCATCGACGGCGACGTGCAGCTCGATGCCGCCATCGTCGCCGAGATCGCCGCGCGCAAGGTCGCGCATTCGCAGGTGAACGGCCATGCCAACGTGCTGGTGTTCCCCAGCCTCGAGGCCGGCAATATCGGCTACAAGCTGGCCGAGCGTGTCGGCGGCGCCAAGGCCATCGGACCGATGCTGCAAGGACTGAGCAAGCCCGCCAACGACCTGTCGCGCGGCTGCAGCGCCGACGATGTGTTCCATGTCATCGCCGTCACCGTGGTCCAGGCGCAAGCCAGCGCGGAACAGGCCACCAAGGGCGAGCAGGCGGCATGA
- a CDS encoding sulfite exporter TauE/SafE family protein: MKAELLLPLLGLQALLGAGTYFQTVTGFGLGMIVMGATSGLGLAPVATVAAVVSLVTLANSACALPGKFQHIDWRAVGAAAIGILPSVLIGVVVLEYLSSSAATLLQLLLGAVILYGGLSAAFKPEPLPQRSGDGSFFMSGVFGGLLSGMFGVSGPPLIFQFYRQPMKPVEIRCALILVFTVTSSVRTLFSAWQGQLDAAIWLQAAVGVPVVVVATLLGRRFPPPFSPTTTRRVAFGVLIGIGVSLMLPAISAWVR, encoded by the coding sequence ATGAAAGCGGAGTTGCTATTGCCGCTGCTGGGGCTGCAAGCCCTGCTTGGCGCGGGTACCTATTTCCAGACGGTGACCGGCTTCGGCCTGGGCATGATCGTGATGGGCGCCACCAGCGGGCTGGGGCTCGCGCCGGTGGCCACCGTCGCGGCCGTGGTCAGCCTGGTGACGCTGGCCAACAGCGCCTGCGCGCTGCCGGGCAAGTTCCAGCATATCGACTGGCGCGCCGTGGGCGCGGCCGCGATCGGCATCCTGCCTTCGGTGCTGATCGGCGTAGTGGTGCTGGAGTACCTGAGCAGCTCCGCCGCCACGCTGCTGCAGTTGCTGCTGGGCGCGGTGATCCTGTACGGCGGCCTCAGCGCCGCCTTCAAACCCGAGCCGCTGCCGCAGCGTTCCGGCGACGGCAGCTTCTTCATGAGCGGCGTCTTCGGCGGCTTGCTCAGCGGCATGTTCGGCGTCTCCGGACCGCCGCTGATCTTCCAGTTCTACCGGCAGCCGATGAAGCCGGTCGAAATCCGCTGCGCGCTGATCCTGGTATTTACCGTGACCTCGTCCGTGCGCACGCTGTTCTCGGCCTGGCAAGGGCAACTCGATGCCGCGATCTGGCTGCAGGCCGCGGTCGGGGTGCCGGTGGTGGTGGTCGCCACGCTGCTGGGACGGCGCTTTCCGCCGCCGTTCTCGCCGACCACCACGCGGCGGGTCGCGTTCGGGGTGCTGATCGGAATCGGCGTCAGCCTGATGCTGCCGGCGATCTCGGCATGGGTGCGCTAA
- a CDS encoding MFS transporter produces MFDWFRDLSRMERKGFYGAFLGHAVDVFDFMIYSFLISTLLGQWGMSKSTAGAIVTWTLVSSLVGAIGAGILADRYGRVRVLRWTIIVFAGACFLCGLAQSPEQLMLFRMIQGLGFGGESSLCMVLVTEMIRNPAHRGKYSGFTASSYSFGWGAAAIVYAITFSVLPAETAWRACFFLGILPALVVIYLRRNLEEPEIFLKSRAAGRQGSALAGLGRLFRGPLLSKTLLCSLLSGGMLGAYYAIATWLPTFLKTERGLSVFGTSSYLAVTIIGSLVGYVAGAYATDRWGRRLTYVVFAAGAFVAALVYMVIPVSNTSMLFLGFPLGVLMQGVFAGIGATISESYPNDIRATGYGVSYNAGRVIGSLFPLSVGWLSSGHTSLPIAIAIVAGVGYAMVVVAAVLLPETTGMDLGQAGGSGEKEDAAPLAQPAGTVA; encoded by the coding sequence ATGTTCGATTGGTTCCGTGATTTGTCGCGCATGGAGCGCAAGGGATTCTATGGCGCGTTCCTGGGGCATGCCGTCGACGTATTCGACTTCATGATCTATTCCTTCCTCATTTCCACGCTGCTGGGGCAATGGGGCATGAGCAAATCGACGGCCGGGGCGATCGTCACCTGGACGCTGGTGTCGTCGCTGGTCGGCGCGATCGGCGCCGGCATCCTCGCCGACCGCTATGGCCGCGTGCGCGTGCTGCGCTGGACCATCATCGTGTTCGCGGGTGCCTGCTTCCTGTGCGGGCTGGCGCAGTCGCCGGAGCAGTTGATGCTGTTCCGCATGATCCAGGGGCTGGGCTTTGGCGGCGAGTCGTCGCTGTGCATGGTGCTGGTGACCGAGATGATCCGCAACCCGGCGCACCGCGGCAAATACTCGGGCTTTACCGCGAGCAGCTATTCCTTCGGCTGGGGCGCGGCGGCGATCGTATATGCGATCACGTTCAGCGTGCTGCCGGCGGAGACGGCATGGCGCGCCTGCTTCTTCCTCGGCATCCTGCCGGCGCTGGTGGTGATCTACCTGCGCCGCAACCTGGAGGAGCCCGAGATTTTCCTGAAAAGCCGTGCGGCGGGCCGGCAAGGCTCTGCGCTGGCCGGGCTCGGACGCTTGTTCCGCGGGCCGCTGCTGTCGAAGACGCTGCTGTGCAGCCTGCTTTCGGGCGGCATGCTGGGGGCGTACTACGCCATCGCCACGTGGCTGCCGACCTTTCTCAAGACCGAGCGCGGGCTGTCGGTGTTCGGCACCAGTTCCTACCTGGCGGTCACCATCATCGGCTCACTGGTCGGCTACGTGGCGGGGGCCTATGCCACCGACCGCTGGGGCCGGCGCCTGACCTACGTCGTGTTCGCGGCGGGGGCGTTCGTGGCCGCGCTGGTCTATATGGTGATTCCGGTGTCGAACACGTCGATGCTGTTCCTGGGCTTTCCGCTGGGGGTGCTCATGCAGGGCGTGTTCGCCGGCATCGGTGCAACCATTTCCGAGTCCTATCCCAACGATATCCGCGCGACGGGCTATGGCGTCTCATACAACGCCGGCCGCGTGATCGGCTCGCTGTTCCCGCTGTCGGTCGGGTGGCTGAGTTCGGGGCACACCTCGCTGCCGATTGCGATCGCCATCGTTGCCGGAGTTGGCTATGCCATGGTCGTGGTCGCCGCGGTGTTGCTGCCGGAAACCACCGGCATGGATCTCGGGCAGGCCGGCGGCAGCGGGGAGAAGGAAGACGCCGCGCCGCTGGCGCAGCCCGCGGGAACGGTCGCCTGA